Genomic segment of Gemmatimonadales bacterium:
GTCTCCGGTCAGCGCGAGCTCAACCGTAGGCGCACCTCAACTCGCGCACCGTGTTGGCGTGGATGGCAACGACATCGTGGAGATCCGGTGCGTACCCGCCGGCCAGCGTGACGGCGACCGGGAGGTCGCGCCGGCGGCATGCGGCGAACACCCGCGCGTCGCGCTCGCGGAGGCCCGCCATCGAGAGCCCGAGCCGGCCGAAGCGGTCGCCGGCGAACGGGTCGGCGCCGGCCAGGTAGAACACGAGATCGGGCGATGCGCGGTCGAGCGCGGCGTCGAGATGGAGGCCGAGCAGCGCGAGATATGCCGGGTCGTCCGTGCCGTCGTCCAGCTCCACGTCGAGGGAGCCGGTCTCTTTCCGGAAGGGAAAATTCTTCGCGCCGTGCATCGAGAAGGTGAAGACGTCGGCGTCGCCGGCGAAGATGCGCGCGGTGCCGTTCCCCTGGTGCACGTCGAGATCCACGACCGCGACGCGCCGCACCCGGCCCTCGCGCTGCAAGACGCGAACGGCGATCGCCGTGTCGTTGAAGACACAGAATCCTTCGCCGTGATCCGCGAACGCGTGATGCGTGCCGCCGGCGAGATTGACGCCCGCGCCGGATTCGAGCGCGTCGCGCGCAGCTTCGAGCGTGCCCTGAACCGTACGGAGCGAGCGCTCGCGCAACTGCGCGCTGCATGGCAGGCCGAGCCGCCGCGCGTGCGCCGGCGCAAGCGTGCCGTCCAGGATGTCGTCCACGTATCCACGCTCGTGCACCAGCTCCACCGTCCAGCGCTCCGCGCGCTCCGGCTCTGCGATGTCGCCCGGCATGAGAATCCGTTGCGCGACGAGCCCGTCGCGCACCAGCGCGTACTTGGCGATGGGGAACCGGTGGCCGGGCGGCAGGTCGATGGTGAAGCCGGCCGAGGTCCAGGCGCGCATGCGCTCGCCCCGGGGTTAGAGCAGAAC
This window contains:
- a CDS encoding histone deacetylase, with product MRAWTSAGFTIDLPPGHRFPIAKYALVRDGLVAQRILMPGDIAEPERAERWTVELVHERGYVDDILDGTLAPAHARRLGLPCSAQLRERSLRTVQGTLEAARDALESGAGVNLAGGTHHAFADHGEGFCVFNDTAIAVRVLQREGRVRRVAVVDLDVHQGNGTARIFAGDADVFTFSMHGAKNFPFRKETGSLDVELDDGTDDPAYLALLGLHLDAALDRASPDLVFYLAGADPFAGDRFGRLGLSMAGLRERDARVFAACRRRDLPVAVTLAGGYAPDLHDVVAIHANTVRELRCAYG